Within the Candidatus Brocadiaceae bacterium genome, the region CGCGAACGCCGAGCTTCGGCATACGCGCCTGAGCGCCGCGTCGATCTCCGCCTCCAGCCCCGCATACTGCGCCTTCAGGTCCAGTATCGGTACGTTCATCGGTGCTCTCTCACAGGGTCACTGACCCGCCCGCCTCCGGACGGGCGAAGATCCATACCATCCGCTGCTCGGCCGCCACGCGCTCCGGCAGGAAACGCGGCCCCATCGGGTTGTGCGGATCGAACGCCGTGACGATGATCCGCTCGGCCTCCGAACGGGCCGCCTCCGAGGGCGATCGCACGGTACAGTCGAAGAACGTGCGCCCGGCCCGCACGGGGTCGAAGACGTCCACCAGCTCCAGCCCCCACTCGCGCACCCCGAGGTAGGCGATCTCGGCGAGTTCGCCGACGCCCAGAAAGGCCACGCGGCGCACGCCGGACTCGCGCAGGTCGCGACACACCTGGGCCGAGCGGCGCCGGGCCTCCCGGTAGAACTCGAAGCTGAACTCCAGGAACTCGCGCGTCAGCCGGGCCTTCTCGGCGATGCCGCGGGGCGTCAGGAAGTAGCGCCAGCGCCGCGCGTTCTCCTTGCGCACGTGCACCAGACCGCGCTCGACCAGCCCGCCGAGCAGCTTGTGGGCCAGCTTGACGCTCACGCCGAGCTTCGAGGCCGCCACGCGCCGGGGCAGTTCCTCGGCCTGCTCCAGGTGCTCGAGCAGCTTCAGCTCGTAGTAGCGATGGGAGTCGGGCGAATCCATGGCGCCTTCCGTAACGTTACCGCCTGTAACGTTACCGCAAAGCGCGCCCCGGTGTCAATGGTCACGGCCACGCAATTTGTCCCAACTGGACACGCAATTTGTCCCAAACTTCCGCAAACTCGGGGCGGTGGGCGTACACACCATCAGCGCGACCGGGGGGCCGGCCTGCCAAAAGGATACTATACAAACGCCTCAGCGCGGGGGCCGCGCGGGGGCGCCTCTGTGGTGCGTGCGGCCTGCCGGTACACCGCCGCTGCAGAGGGCGTGCAGGGCCGCCGCATGGCCCGTGCCGAGGGCCTGCACGGCCGCGTCATAGCGCTCCCGGCCATAGCGGCCCAGCACCATGAGCCGGGGCGCTATGCCCAGGACGCCGCACATGGCCCGCTCGCCGTCTGACAGCGCCGAGTTGAGCACGGCCGCGGGCAAGGGGGCCTCGGCTTCCTGTGCGCCGCCTGGGGCCGCTGTGGGCCGCCTGGCGGCGCGTCCTCGCTCGAACGTCGCGCGGTCGATGCCCAGAAGCCGGCAGATCCCGTCAATGCTCAGGTCCGACATGCTCGGTCTCCTCATCCTGCTCCTGCAGCTCGCGGCGCGCCTCCGCTTCCGTCTTGGCGCGCCGGCTGCACCCGTAGGCAATCGTGCCCACCAGGCGCGTCGAGTTGCGCCGGGTGCGCTCAATCAGGCGGTCGAGGAACTCTGTGCGCTCATTGCGCATATCACGCTCCCGCCGTTCCCAGGGCCTTCAGGCGGCGTTCCAGCTTCGCCTGGTCGCGCTGCAGGATCTTCATCTCCGAGGCGACGTTGAACAGTTGCTGTCCCACCTCCCCCAGGGTCTGCCGCGTCTCCCGGATCGCGTCGACAGCCGCCTGGCCGTGCTCCTTGACGCCCGCGCTGATCTCGTCGATCCGCCCGGCCTCCTCGCTCAGCCGCCGCCCGGCATCGCTGACACCCACGGCGACCTGGCCCAGCAGGTCGGCGCCGGCACGGGCCAGGTCGAACCCTCCCGCCTCCGCGCGCGAGAGCCTCGCCCCCCGCAGGTAGTATTCGCGCTCGTCGGGCGTGAGGTTCTCCCACGGCCCCTCCGGCGCGCGCCAGGCCCCCCGGCGCCGATCTTCCTCGTAGTACTTC harbors:
- a CDS encoding transcriptional regulator gives rise to the protein MDSPDSHRYYELKLLEHLEQAEELPRRVAASKLGVSVKLAHKLLGGLVERGLVHVRKENARRWRYFLTPRGIAEKARLTREFLEFSFEFYREARRRSAQVCRDLRESGVRRVAFLGVGELAEIAYLGVREWGLELVDVFDPVRAGRTFFDCTVRSPSEAARSEAERIIVTAFDPHNPMGPRFLPERVAAEQRMVWIFARPEAGGSVTL